A stretch of Vibrio sp. B1FLJ16 DNA encodes these proteins:
- a CDS encoding chaperone NapD, with translation MSLNEVHISSLVVHVLPEHLDEVKTQIETFKNAEIYGDSPEGKIVVVLETKNQGFITDTIDAINNLPHVLNAALVYHQIETELGQADEQDTGTQDSQIEGEV, from the coding sequence ATGTCACTAAACGAAGTGCATATTTCAAGTTTGGTAGTACACGTGCTGCCAGAGCATCTGGATGAAGTTAAGACCCAGATTGAAACGTTTAAAAACGCGGAGATCTACGGTGACAGTCCGGAAGGTAAGATCGTAGTGGTGCTTGAGACCAAGAATCAAGGCTTCATCACCGACACGATAGATGCAATTAACAATTTACCACATGTCTTAAACGCAGCCTTGGTTTACCACCAAATTGAGACTGAGCTTGGGCAAGCGGACGAACAAGACACTGGAACACAGGATTCCCAAATCGAGGGTGAAGTATGA
- the napF gene encoding ferredoxin-type protein NapF produces the protein MVDLSKRRLFARKAQGNDTIRLPWLSQPEDFTDDCTRCGKCIDACETKIITKNDGGFPSVDFAIDECTFCYQCANACPESLFLPMTEQPWKAKAQINHTCLAKQNIECRTCGDVCDPMAIQFKLELGKVAQPNINLDECNGCGACVSVCPTSSINVSNITA, from the coding sequence GTGGTCGATCTATCCAAAAGAAGACTCTTCGCCAGAAAAGCACAGGGTAACGATACAATTCGGCTACCCTGGTTATCCCAACCCGAAGATTTCACAGATGACTGTACTCGCTGTGGAAAGTGTATTGATGCCTGCGAAACTAAAATCATAACCAAAAATGATGGGGGCTTCCCTTCTGTCGATTTTGCTATTGATGAATGCACGTTCTGTTATCAGTGTGCCAACGCTTGCCCTGAATCTCTATTTTTGCCAATGACAGAACAACCTTGGAAAGCCAAAGCGCAAATTAATCACACCTGCTTGGCAAAACAGAATATCGAATGCCGAACTTGTGGGGATGTGTGCGACCCGATGGCAATTCAGTTCAAATTGGAGCTGGGAAAAGTAGCACAACCTAATATAAACCTTGATGAATGTAATGGCTGTGGCGCGTGTGTTTCTGTGTGCCCGACTTCATCCATCAATGTGAGCAATATAACAGCCTGA